A genomic window from Cotesia glomerata isolate CgM1 linkage group LG7, MPM_Cglom_v2.3, whole genome shotgun sequence includes:
- the LOC123268679 gene encoding potassium voltage-gated channel subfamily H member 2-like, translating to MTVVLLYFFLTVPYIKAFFRICDRPLYNQVYYVYPVFTVCTFDVIVRFFTGYVSHDNRIIINPTMIARHYSQKFFLIDLISSIPYTWFFNDDLISLKGNNQRNFIAFIGELLPLLKIFRLTTLRYYVKQINSDWGFTSSTDTAIWISILTTLIFHWSACLTWAFPFIVIHATPLQKISNSNVYAIQSGLYKMEDTLIIYINSLHMGVSNLIGSSFIELQKISPSDKLIRCILLLFGSSYTVYLIVVILQLIESSAEPELKYQDMKRQIREYIHKNDIPQELGDKFFLYNRYRFQGNYFKESTIINSLPNHLKQEIYIRSNNGLLEKAKIFHNLSKSLISNLMTALKPVVYLKDDVIYNYNTEGDCMYFITSGTVAIINYNGKELHYHLEDGDHFGERCLVSSAKLREVSAIAVETCELLRLYRRNFNRLILPHSELHDRLSKISDIRGTEIEYLNKLSKEEMTLKKRRSSELRKLLMRTDDLTADLP from the exons ATGACTGTAGTGCTGCTGTACTTCTTCTTAACAGTCCCATATATAAAAGCGTTTTTTCGTATCTGCGACAGACCTCTGTATAATCAAGTGTACTATGTTTACCCGGTGTTCACTGTTTGCACTTTTGATGTCATTGTTAGATTCTTTACAGGTTATGTTTCTCACGATAATcggattattattaatccTACCATGATTGCTAG ACATTATTCTCAGAAGTTTTTTCTCATTGACTTGATTTCTTCAATACCTTACACCTGGTTCTTCAACGATGACTTGATTTCATTAAAAGGAAACAACCAAAGGAATTTCATCGCCTTTATTGGAGAACTTCTTcctttgttaaaaattttccgacTGACCACTTTGCGATACTACGTCAAGCAGATCAATTCT gatTGGGGATTTACCAGCTCAACAGATACCGCCATCTGGATCTCAATCCTAACAACTCTGATCTTCCATTGGAGCGCGTGCTTAACCTGGGCATTTCCGTTTATCGTGATCCACGCAACACCTTTGCAGAAAATATCAAACTCAAATGTCTACGCAATTCAAAGCGGGTTGTACAAAATGGAGGACACACTAATTATATACATCAACAGCTTGCACATGGGCGTGAGTAACCTAATAGGCTCGAGTTTCATCGAGCTGCAAAAAATTTCACCTTCTGACAAGCTTATACGGTGTATTCTTCTTCTCTTCGGATCCAGTTACACTGTTTACTTGATTG tGGTCATCCTGCAGCTGATAGAATCTTCAGCAGAACCGGAGTTGAAGTATCAAGACATGAAACGTCAAATCCGAGAATATATTCACAAAAACGATATACCGCAAGAACTAGGGGACaagttttttttgtacaaTCGATATCGGTTTCAAGGAAATTATTTCAAGGAGAgtactattattaattcactACCGA atCACTTGAAGCAAGAAATTTACATAAGATCAAATAACGGATTATTAGAAAAAGCTAAAATATTCCATAACTTGTCCAAGAGTTTGATATCTAATCTCATGA CTGCACTCAAGCCGGTAGTTTACTTGAAGGATGATGTAATTTACAATTACAACACAGAGGGCGACTGTATGTATTTCATAACAAGTGGAACCGTTGCGATCATCAACTACAATGGCAAAGAA TTACATTACCATTTAGAAGATGGCGACCATTTTGGTGAAAGATGTCTAGTATCTTCAGCAAAACTTCGGGAGGTTTCGGCCATTGCCGTAGAAACTTGTGAACTTCTTCGTCTTTACCGTCGAAACTTCAACCGGCTAATTTTGCCGCACTCGGAGTTGCACGATAGGTTATCCAAAATTTCTGATATCCGGGGGACGGAGATAGAGTACTTGAACAAATTGTCTAAAGaagaaatgacattaaaaaagAGACGAAGCTCAGAACTTCGAAAGTTACTGATGAGAACAGACGATCTGACGGCGGACTTACCTTAA